From the genome of Castor canadensis chromosome 4, mCasCan1.hap1v2, whole genome shotgun sequence, one region includes:
- the Speg gene encoding striated muscle preferentially expressed protein kinase isoform X11 produces the protein MKKLWVKKRFQKTGHSRRAFGRLTHVFRSCRKQSYDSETAEDDISDVQGTQRLELRDDGAFSTPTGGSDTLVGTSLDTPPTSVTGTSEEQVSWWGSGQTVLEQEAGSGGGTRRLPGSPSSVPQSGLRREESDLQPQPASEVPRPRPALPPPSKSALLPPPSPRVGKRAPPGPSAQTPTTPTSPHRRTQEPVLPEDTTTEERRGKKSKSSGPSLAGTAESRPQTPLSEASGRLSALGRSPRLVRAGSRILDKLQFFEERRRSLERSDSPPAPLRPWVPLRKARSLEQPKSEGSEPWGTPGASQEELQAPRGSVAERRRLFQQKAASLDERTRQRSPASDLELRFAQELGRIRRSTSREELVRSHESLRATLQRAPSPRDPCEPPLFSRPSTPKTSRAVSPTTAQPLSQSGAGRSGDEPGRPRSRGPVGRTEPGEGPQQEVRRRDQFPLTRGRAIQECRSPVPSPASDLPESRTKAPSGRKREPPAQAVRFLPWAMPGVEGAAVVQTLEKNRAGPEAEKRLRRGPEEDGPWGAWDRRGARSQGKGRRARPTSPELESSDDSYVSAGEEPLEAPVFEIPLQNVVVAPGADVLLKCIITANPPPQVSWKKDGSVLRSEGRLLIRDEGDRHTLLLREVRATDAGSYTATATNELGQASCAGSLAVRPGGSTSPFSSPITSDEEYLSPPEEFPEPGEAWPRAPTMNLSPSQDRRSSDTGCKAPPTFKVSLMDQSVREGQDVIMSIRVQGEPKPVVSWLRNRQPVRPDQRRFAEEAEGGLCQLRILAAERGDAGFYTCKAVNEYGARQCEARLEVRAHPESRSLAVLAPLQDVDVGAGEMALFECLVAGPADVEVDWLCRGRLLQPALLKCKMHFDGRKCKLLLTSVHEDDSGVYTCKLSTAKDELTCSARLTVRPSLAPLFTRLLEDAEVLEGRAARFDCKISGTPPPSVTWTHFGRPIEESENLRLRQDGGLHSLHIAHVGSEDEGLYAVSAANTHGQAHCSAQLYVEEPRTAASGPSSKLEKMPSIPEEPEQGELERLSIPDFLRPLQDLEVGLAKEAMLECQVTGLPYPTISWFHNGHRIQSSDDRRMTQYRDVHRLVFPAVGPQHAGVYKSVIANKLGKAACYAHLYVTDVVPGPPDGAPQVVAVTGRMVTLTWNPPRNLDMAIDPDSLMYTVQHQVLGSDQWTALATGLREPEWAATGLRKGLQHVFRVLSTSGKSSSKPSAPSEPVQLLERGPPLEEAPAVLDKPDIVYVVEGQPARVTVTFNHVEAQVVWRSCRGALLEARAGVYELSQPDDNQYCLRICRVSRRDVGSLTCTARNRHGTQACSVTLELAEAPRFESIMEDVEVGAGETARFAVVVEGKPLPDIMWYKDEVLLTESHHVSFVYEENECALVVLSTGVPDGGVYTCTARNLAGEVSCKAELAVQSAQTAMEVEGAGENEEHRGRRLSDFYDIHQEIGRGAFSYLRRVVERSSGLEFAAKFIPSQAKPKASARREARLLARLQHDCVLYFHEAFERRRGLVIVTELCTEELLERMARKPTVCESEIRAYMRQVLEGICYLHQSHVLHLDVKPENLLVWDGAGGEELVRICDFGNAQELTPGEPQYCQYGTPEFVAPEIVNQSPVSGVTDIWPVGVVAFLCLTGISPFVGENDRTTLMNIRNYNVAFEETTFLSLSREARGFLIKVLVQDRLRPTAEETLEHPWFKTQAKGAEVSTDHLKLFLSRRRWQRSQISYKCHLVLRPIPELLRAPPERVWVAMPRRPPASGGLSSSSDSEEEELEELPSVPRPLQPEFSGSRVSLTDIPTEDEALGTLEAGAATSMDWQEQGRAPSEDQEAPSPQALPSPGQEPPAGPSPRRGELRRGSSAESALPRAGPREPGRGLHKAASVELPQRRSPSPGATRLARGGLGEGEYAQRLQALRQRLLRGGAEDGKVSGLRGPLLESLGGRARDPRMARAASSEAAPHHQPPPETRGLQKSSSFSQGEAEPRGRHRRAGAPLEIPVARLGARRLQESPSLSALSEAQPPSPARLSAPKPSIPKPAEPRAVKPSDSPQSSAPQPAPEKALESTAEPVQASKAAQSPVALPTPVLPLTPYAQIMQSLQLSGSAQPPQGSTLLPSEPKPHAAVFARVASPPPGAPEKRVPSARAPPGLAEKVRVPTVPPRPGSSLGGSIENLESEAVFEAKFKRSRESPLSRGLRLLSRSRSEERGPFRGAEEEDGIYRPSPAGTPLELVRRPERSRSVQDLRAVGEPGLVRRLSLSLSQRLRRTPPAQRHPAWEARGGDGESSEGGSSARGSPVLAVRRRLSSTLERLSSRLQRSGSSEDSGGASGRSTPLFGKLRRATSEGESLRRLGLPHNQLASQAGAATPSAESLGSEASATSGSSAPGESRSRHRWGLSRLRKDKSKGLSQPNLSASVQEDLGHQYVPSESDFPPVFHIKLKDQVLLEGEAATLLCLPAACPAPRISWMKDKQTLRSEPSVVIVSCKDGRQLLSIPRVGKRHAGLYECSATNVLGSIISSCTVAVARIPGKLVPPEVPQTYQDTALVLWKPGDSRAPCTYTLERRVDGESVWHPVSSGIPDCYYNVTHLPIGVTVRFRVACANRAGQGPFSNPSEKVFIRVTEDSSTRPSATHQDTPVTSGPARAPPPDSPTSLAPIPAPASPTSQAASLSPLSPPPAPSQALTSLKAMGPPPQTPPRKHRGLQATQQAEPTPPRTEVTPSEPKSFVPDTGASTPAPAPQEVKPASSPTPLYMVTSFVSAPPAPEPPAPEPPPKPTKVTVQSLSPPKRVASSPAPKGTALRQGLPQKPYTFLEEKARGRFGVVRTCRENATGRTFMAKIVPYAAEGKRQVLQEYEVLRTLHHERLMSLHEAYITPRYLVLIAESCGNRELLCGLSDRFRYSEDDVATYVVQLLQGLDYLHGRHILHLDIKPDNLLLAPDNALKIVDFGSAQPYNPQALRPLGHRTGTLEFMAPEMVKGEPIGSATDIWGAGVLTYIMLSGHSPFYEPEPQETEARIVGGRFDAFQLYPNTSQSATLFLRKVLSVHPWSRPSLQDCLAHPWLQDAYLMKLRRQTLTFTTNRLKEFLGEQRRRRAEAATRHKVLLRSYPGSP, from the exons CAGTGTCCCTCAGAGTGGATTGCGCAGGGAGGAATCTGACCTTCAGCCTCAGCCAGCCAGCGAAGTCCCTCGACCTCGCCCAGCCCTTCCACCTCCCTCCAAGTCCGCGCTTCTCCCTCCACCGTCCCCTCGGGTGGGTAAGCGGGCTCCGCCGGGACCCAGCGCCCAGACCCCCACCACCCCCACATCGCCCCACCGGCGTACTCAGGAGCCGGTGCTGCCCGAGGACACCACCACCGAAGAGAGGCGAGGGAAAAAGTCCAAGTCATCGGGGCCCTCGCTGGCGGGCACAGCGGAGTCCAGGCCCCAGACTCCACTGAGCGAGGCTTCCGGCCGCCTGTCGGCGCTGGGTCGCTCGCCCAGGCTGGTGCGCGCCGGCTCCCGCATCTTGGACAAGCTGCAGTTCTTCGAGGAGCGACGGCGCAGCCTGGAGCGGAGCGACTCGCCGCCAGCGCCCCTGCGGCCCTGGGTGCCCCTGCGCAAGGCCCGCTCACTAGAGCAGCCCAAGTCCGAGGGCAGTGAGCCATGGGGTACGCCTGGGGCCTCGCAGGAGGAACTGCAGGCACCACGGGGCAGCGTGGCAGAGCGCCGCCGCCTGTTCCAGCAGAAGGCGGCCTCACTGGACGAGCGCACGCGACAGCGCAGCCCAGCCTCCGATCTCGAGCTGCGCTTCGCCCAGGAGTTGGGGCGCATTCGCCGCTCCACGTCCCGGGAGGAGCTGGTGCGCTCACACGAGTCCCTGCGTGCCACGCTGCAGCGCGCCCCGTCCCCTCGAGATCCCTGCGAGCCCCCACTCTTCTCCCGGCCTTCCACCCCCAAGACCTCTCGGGCCGTGAGCCCCACCACAGCCCAGCCACTCAGTCAGAGCGGTGCGGGCAGGTCGGGGGACGAGCCTGGGAGACCCCGGAGTCGCGGGCCAGTGGGCAGGACTGAGCCTGGGGAAGGCCCGCAGCAGGAGGTCAGGCGACGGGACCAGTTCCCGCTGACACGGGGCAGAGCCATCCAGGAGTGCAGGAGCCCTGTGCCGTCCCCAGCCTCTGATCTTCCAGAGTCCAGGACAAAAGCCCCCTCGGGTAGAAAGCGGGAGCCCCCAGCGCAGGCCGTACGTTTCCTGCCCTGGGCCATGCCTGGCGTGGAGGGTGCTGCTGTGGTCCAAACCTTGGAGAAGAACAGGGCTGGGCCTGAGGCAGAAAAGAGGCTGCGCAGAGGGCCAGAGGAGGATGGTCCCTGGGGGGCCTGGGACCGAAGAGGGGCCCGCAGCCAGGGCAAAGGGCGCCGGGCCCGACCCACCTCACCAGAGCTCG AGTCTTCAGATGACTCCTACGTGTCTGCTGGAGAAGAGCCCCTGGAGGCCCCAGTGTTTGAGATCCCCTTGCAGAATGTGGTAGTGGCACCAGGGGCCGATGTGCTGCTTAAGTGTATCATCACCGCCAACCCCCCACCCCAAG TGTCCTGGAAAAAGGATGGGTCAGTGCTTCGGAGTGAGGGCCGCCTTCTCATCCGGGATGAGGGCGACAGGCACACTCTACTGCTGAGGGAGGTCCGGGCCACTGATGCTGGGAGCTATACAGCCACCGCCACCAATGAGCTGGGCCAGGCTAGCTGTGCTGGCTCACTGGCCGTGAGACCTG gaGGGTCCACATCCCCTTTCAGCAGCCCCATTACCTCTGACGAGGAATACCTGAGTCCTCCAGAGGAGTTCCCAGAGCCTGGGGAGGCCTGGCCCCGAGCCCCCACCATGAACCTCAGTCCCAGCCAGGATCGCCGTTCTTCTGACACTGGCTGCAAGGCGCCTCCCACCTTCAAG GTCTCACTCATGGACCAGTCAGTAAGAGAAGGCCAAGATGTCATCATGAGCATCCGTGTGCAGGGGGAGCCCAAGCCTGTGGTCTCCTG GCTGAGAAACCGCCAGCCTGTGCGCCCGGACCAGAGGCGCTTTGCAGAGGAAGCCGAGGGAGGGCTGTGCCAGCTGCGGATCCTGGCTGCTGAGCGGGGAGATGCTGGCTTCTACACCTGCAAGGCAGTCAATGAGTATGGCGCTCGGCAGTGTGAGGCCCGCCTGGAGGTCCGAG CACACCCTGAAAGCCGGTCACTGGCCGTGCTGGCCCCCCTGCAGGACGTGGACGTGGGGGCCGGGGAGATGGCGCTGTTTGAGTGCCTGGTGGCGGGTCCCGCAGACGTGGAGGTGGACTGGCTGTGCCGTGGCCGACTGTTGCAGCCTGCACTACTCAAATGCAAGATGCATTTCGATGGCCGCAAATGCAAGCTGCTGCTCACCTCTGTGCATGAGGACGACAGTGGTGTCTACACCTGCAAGCTCAGCACAGCCAAAG ATGAACTGACCTGCAGTGCCCGGCTGACTGTGCGGCCCTCCCTGGCACCCCTGTTCACCCGGTTGCTGGAAGACGCGGAGGTGCTAGAGGGCCGCGCTGCCCGCTTCGACTGTAAGATCAGCGGCACTCCACCGCCCTCCGTCACCTGGACTCATTTTG GCCGCCCCATAGAGGAGAGCGAGAACTTGCGACTTCGGCAAGATGGGGGTTTGCACTCACTGCACATTGCCCACGTGGGCAGTGAGGATGAGGGGCTCTATGCAGTCAGTGCTGCCAACACCCATGGCCAGGCCCACTGCTCTGCTCAGCTCTACGTGGAGGAGCCTCGGACAGCTGCCTCAGGCCCCAG TTCAAAGCTGGAGAAGATGCCGTCCATCCCTGAGGAGCCAGAGCAGGGAGAGCTGGAGCGGCTGTCCATTCCTGATTTCCTGCGACCACTGCAGGACCTGGAGGTGGGACTGGCCAAGGAAGCCATGTTGGAGTGCCAGGTGACAGGCCTGCCCTACCCCACCATCAGCTGGTTCCACAACGGCCATCGCATCCAGAGCAGCGATGACCGGCGCATGACACAGT ACAGGGATGTACATCGCCTGGTGTTCCCTGCTGTGGGACCTCAGCATGCTGGTGTCTACAAGAGTGTCATTGCCAATAAGCTGGGAAAAGCTGCCTGCTATGCCCACCTTTATGTCACAG ATGTGGTTCCAGGACCTCCAGATGGCGCTCCACAGGTGGTGGCTGTAACAGGGAGGATGGTCACGCTCACATGGAACCCCCCCAGGAATCTGGATATGGCCATTG ACCCGGACTCCCTGATGTACACTGTACAGCACCAGGTGCTGGGCTCTGATCAGTGGACAGCACTGGCCACAGGCCTGCGAGAGCCTGAGTGGGCAGCCACTGGGCTGCGAAAGGGACTCCAGCATGTCTTCAGGGTCCTCAGCACCAGtggcaagagcagcagcaagcCCTCAGCCCCTTCGGAGCCTGTGCAGCTGCTGGAGCGTG GCCCACCACTGGAAGAGGCCCCTGCCGTGCTGGACAAACCGGACATTGTATATGTGGTAGAGGGACAGCCTGCTCGTGTTACTGTCACCTTCAATCATGTGGAGGCCCAGGTTGTCTGGAGGAG TTGCCGAGGGGCCCTCCTAGAGGCACGAGCAGGTGTGTATGAGCTGAGCCAGCCAGATGACAACCAGTACTGTCTTCGGATCTGCCGGGTGAGCCGCCGGGATGTGGGGTCCCTCACCTGTACTGCTCGCAACCGCCACGGCACACAGGCATGCTCAGTCACCCTGGAACTGGCAG AGGCCCCTCGGTTTGAGTCCATCATGGAGGATGTAGAGGTGGGGGCTGGAGAAACCGCTCGCTTTGCTGTGGTGGTTGAGGGGAAACCACTGCCAGACATCATGTGGTATAAG GATGAAGTACTGCTGACCGAGAGTCACCACGTGAGCTTCGTGTATGAGGAGAATGAGTGCGCCCTGGTGGTGCTGAGCACTGGGGTTCCGGATGGAGGAGTCTACACCTGCACTGCCCGGAACTTGGCGGGTGAAGTCTCCTGCAAAGCAGAGTTGGCTGTGCAATCAG CCCAGACAGCTATGGAGGTTGAGGGGGCCGGGGAGAACGAGGAGCATCGAGGAAGGAGACTCAGCGACTTTTATGACATCCACCAGGAGATCGGCAG GGGTGCCTTCTCCTACTTGCGCCGTGTGGTGGAGCGTAGCTCTGGCCTGGAGTTTGCAGCCAAGTTCATCCCCAGCCAGGCCAAGCCCAAAGCATCAGCAAGGCGTGAGGCCCGGTTGCTGGCCCGGCTTCAGCATGACTGTGTCCTCTACTTCCATGAGGCCTTTGAGAGACGCCGGGGACTGGTCATTGTCACCGAGCT CTGCACAGAAGAGTTGCTGGAACGAATGGCCAGGAAGCCCACCGTGTGTGAGTCTGAG ATCCGGGCCTATATGCGGCAAGTGCTAGAGGGAATATGCTACCTGCATCAGAGCCATGTACTGCACCTCGATGTCAAG CCTGAGAACCTGCTGGTATGGGATGGTGCAGGAGGTGAAGAGCTAGTGCGTATCTGTGACTTTGGGAATGCCCAGGAGCTGACCCCAGGGGAGCCCCAGTATTGCCAGTATGGCACACCTGAGTTTGTGGCACCAGAGATTGTCAACCAGAGTCCTGTGTCTGGAGTCACTGACATATG GCCTGTGGGCGTTGTTGCCTTTCTCTG TTTGACGGGCATCTCCCCATTTGTTGGAGAAAACGATCGTACTACGTTGATGAACATCCGAAACTACAATGTAGCCTTTGAGGAGACCACGTTCCTGAGCCTGAGCAGGGAGGCTCGGGGCTTTCTCATCAAAGTGCTGGTGCAGGACCGGCT GAGACCTACAGCAGAGGAGACCCTAGAACATCCTTGGTTCAAA ACACAAGCAAAGGGCGCAGAGGTGAGCACAGATCACCTGAAGCTCTTCCTGTCCAGGAGGAGATGGCAG CGCTCCCAGATCAGCTACAAGTGCCACTTGGTGCTGCGCCCCATCCCTGAGCTGCTGCGGGCACCCCCAGAGCGGGTGTGGGTGGCCATGCCCAGAAGACCACCTGCGAGCGGCGGCCTCTCATCCTCCTCAGACTCTGAAGAGGAAGAGCTGGAGGAGCTGCCCTCCGTGCCTCGCCCCCTGCAGCCCGAGTTCTCTGGCTCTCGGGTGTCCCTCACCGACATTCCCACCGAAGATGAGGCCCTGGGGACCCTGGAGGCTGGGGCTGCCACCTCCATGGATTGGCAAGAGCAGGGAAGGGCTCCCTCTGAGGACCAGGAGGCCCCCAGCCCTCAGGCCCTCCCCTCTCCAGGCCAGGAGCCCCCAGCTGGGCCCAGTCCCCGGCGGGGAGAGCTCCGCAGGGGCAGCTCCGCTGAGAGCGCCCTGCCCCGGGCCGGGCCGCGGGAGCCGGGCCGGGGCCTGCACAAGGCGGCGTCTGTGGAGCTGCCGCAGCGCAGAAGTCCCAGCCCGGGGGCCACACGCCTGGCCCGGGGAGGCCTGGGTGAGGGCGAGTACGCCCAGAGGCTGCAGGCCCTGCGCCAGCGGCTGCTGCGGGGAGGAGCGGAGGATGGAAAGGTTAGCGGCCTCAGAGGTCCCCTGCTGGAGAGCCTGGGGGGCCGTGCGCGGGACCCCCGGATGGCGCGAGCCGCCTCCAGCGAGGCAGCGCCGCACCACCAGCCCCCTCCCGAGACgcggggcctgcaaaagagcagCAGCTTCTCGCAGGGGGAAGCGGAGCCACGGGGGCGGCACCGCCGCGCCGGGGCACCCCTAGAGATCCCAGTAGCCAGGCTTGGGGCCCGCAGGCTACAGGAGTCTCCTTCCCTGTCTGCCCTCAGCGAGGCCCAGCCGCCCAGTCCTGCGCGGCTCAGCGCTCCCAAACCCAGTATCCCCAAGCCTGCGGAACCTCGCGCCGTCAAACCCAGTGACTCTCCCCAGTCCTCGGCACCCCAGCCTGCCCCAGAGAAGGCCCTGGAATCCACGGCAGAACCCGTTCAAGCCTCCAAGGCCGCACAGTCCCCCGTGGCCCTgccaaccccagtgctgcccctcaCGCCCTATGCCCAGATCATGCAGTCGCTCCAGCTGTCGGGCTCTGCCCAGCCCCCGCAGGGCTCCACGTTGCTTCCATCAGAGCCCAAGCCTCACGCGGCTGTGTTCGCCAGGGTAGCCTCCCCACCTCCAGGAGCTCCAGAGAAGCGCGTGCCTTCAGCCAGGGCTCCCCCAGGGCTTGCCGAGAAAGTCCGGGTCCCCACGGTGCCCCCCAGGCCAGGCAGCAGTCTCGGTGGCAGCATCGAGAACCTGGAGTCAGAGGCCGTGTTCGAGGCTAAGTTCAAGCGCAGCCGCGAATCGCCCCTCTCGCGGGGGCTTCGGCTGCTGAGCCGCTCCCGTTCGGAGGAGCGCGGCCCTTTCCGCGGGGCGGAAGAGGAGGACGGCATATATCGGCCCAGCCCGGCGGGAACCCCACTGGAGCTAGTTCGACGGCCCGAGCGCTCGCGCTCCGTGCAGGACCTCAGGGCTGTCGGGGAGCCTGGCCTAGTCCGCCGCCTCTCGCTGTCGCTGTCCCAGAGGCTGCGGCGGACCCCGCCTGCGCAGCGCCACCCGGCCTGGGAGGCCCGTGGTGGAGATGGGGAGAGCTCAGAGGGCGGTAGCTCGGCCCGGGGCTCCCCCGTGCTGGCGGTGCGCAGGAGGCTCAGCTCCACTCTGGAGCGGCTTTCGAGCCGGTTGCAGCGGAGCGGCAGCAGCGAGGACTCGGGGGGCGCCTCAGGTCGCAGCACGCCGTTGTTCGGAAAGCTGCGCAGGGCCACATCGGAGGGCGAGAGTCTGCGACGCCTCGGCCTGCCGCACAACCAGCTGGCCTCTCAGGCCGGTGCCGCCACGCCTTCTGCCGAGTCTCTGGGTTCCGAGGCTAGCGCCACGTCGGGCTCTTCAG CTCCAGGCGAGAGCCGAAGTCGGCATCGCTGGGGCCTCTCCCGACTGCGGAAGGACAAGAGCAAGGGCTTGTCGCAACCAAACCTCTCTGCCAGTGTCCAAGAGGACTTGGGTCACCAGTATGTGCCCAGTGAGTCAG ACTTCCCCCCAGTCTTCCATATCAAACTCAAGGACCAGGTGCTGCTGGAGGGGGAGGCAGCCACTCTGCTCTGCCTGCCAGCAGCCTGCCCTGCACCCCGCATCTCCTGGATGAAAG ACAAGCAAACCCTGCGGTCAGAGCCCTCGGTGGTCATCGTGTCCTGTAAAGATGGGCGGCAGCTGCTGAGCATTCCCCGGGTGGGCAAGCGGCATGCTGGACTCTACGAGTGCTCCGCCACCAATGTCCTAGGCAGCATCATCAGTTCCTGTACCGTGGCTGTAGCCC GCATCCCAGGGAAGCTAGTACCCCCAGAGGTGCCCCAGACCTACCAGGATACAGCACTGGTGCTGTGGAAGCCAGGGGACAGCCGAGCACCTTGCACATACACACTGGAGCGGCGGGTAGATG GTGAGTCTGTCTGGCACCCAGTTAGTTCAGGGATCCCTGACTGTTACTACAATGTGACGCACCTACCCATTGGCGTGACTGTGAGGTTCCGTGTGGCTTGTGCCAATCGTGCTGGGCAGGGACCCTTTAGCAACCCTTCGGAGAAGGTCTTCATCAGGGTCACTGAAG ATTCTTCCACTCGGCCATCTGCTACTCACCAAGACACCCCTGTTACCTCAGGGCCAGCCAGGGCCCCACCTCCTGACTCTCCTACCTCACTGGCCCCAATCCCAGCTCCTGCTTCCCCAACCTCCCAGGCAGCCTCTCTCAGCCCCTTatctcctcccccagcccccagccaGGCTTTGACTTCCCTCAAGGCCATGGGTCCACCACCCCAAACTCCCCCACGAAAGCACAGGGGCCTGCAGGCCACCCAGCAAGCAGAGCCTACCCCACCCAGAACAGAGGTCACCCCAAGTGAGCCCAAGTCTTTTGTCCCTGACACTGGGGCTTCAACCCCAGCCCCCGCCCCTCAAGAGGTTAAACCAGCATCCTCCCCTACTCCCCTGTATATGGTGACTTCCTTTGTGTCTGCACCCCCAGCCCCTGAGCCCCCTGCCCCCGAGCCTCCTCCCAAGCCCACCAAGGTGACTGTGCAGAGCCTCAGCCCACCCAAGAGAGTGGCCAGCTCCCCCGCTCCCAAGGGTACTGCTCTGCGGCAGGGCCTCCCTCAGAAACCTTATACTTTCCTGGAGGAGAAGGCCAG GGGCCGCTTTGGTGTTGTGCGAACATGCCGAGAGAATGCCACAGGCCGAACGTTCATGGCCAAGATTGTGCCGTATGCCGCTGAGGGCAAGCGGCAAGTCCTGCAGGAGTATGAAGTGCTGCGGACACTGCACCACGAGCGGCTCATGTCCCTGCATGAGGCCTACATCACTCCTCGGTACCTCGTGCTCATTGCTGAGAGCTGCGGCAACCGGGAACTCCTCTGTGGGCTCAGTGACAG ATTCCGGTATTCAGAAGATGATGTGGCTACCTATGTGGTGCAGTTGCTGCAAGGCCTGGACTACCTCCATGGTCGTCACATCCTGCACCTGGACATCAAGCCCGACAACCTGCTGCTGGCCCCTGACAACGCCCTCAAGATCGTGGACTTTGGCAGTGCCCAGCCTTACAATCCCCAGGCCCTGCGGCCCCTTGGCCACCGCACGGGCACGCTGGAGTTCATGG CTCCCGAGATGGTGAAGGGCGAACCTATTGGCTCTGCCACGGACATCTGGGGAGCAGGTGTTCTCACCTACATAAT GCTTAGCGGACACTCCCCATTCTATGAGCCAGAACCCCAAGAAACAGAGGCTCGGATTGTGGGAGGCCGCTTCGATGCTTTCCAGCTGTACCCCAACACATCACAGAGCGCCACCCTCTTCTTGCGAAAGGTCCTCTCAGTACATCCCTG GAGCCGGCCCTCCCTGCAGGACTGCCTGGCCCACCCATGGCTGCAGGATGCCTACTTGATGAAGCTGCGCCGCCAGACGCTCACCTTCACCACCAACCGGCTCAAGGAGTTCCTGGGAGAGCAGAGGCGCCGCAGGGCCGAGGCTGCCACCCGCCACAAGGTGCTGCTCCGCTCCTATCCCGGCAGCCCTTAG